The Flavobacterium galactosidilyticum nucleotide sequence TTCAAAAAAATCAAGACCTGATTGCCCGCATAAAACAAATAGAAGGCGCTAGATGGAGTCAGCAAAAAACCGTTTGGCATATCCCGGACACTATCGAAAACAGAGAACGTTTTAACATAGAATCCCTAGCAAATTCGCTCCCTTCGATGGAAGCGATAGAGCAAATCGAAAAATTCAAACAATGGATGCGTTCCAAACGCTATCGCCAAAGCACCATTGACACCTATAGCGAAGCCTTAAAATCATTCTTGGTTTTCTACCGAGAAAAACCAGTTGCCGAAATCAATAATGAGGATGTAATTATTTTTAATAACGACTATATATTAAAGAAGAAGCTTTCAGCTTCGTATCAGAACCAAACAGTTAATGCCATAAAGCTGTTTTTTAGGACAGTAAGAGAAACAAAAATTGAAGTTGATAAAATACACCGACCAAAACGAGCCAAACTATTGCCAAATGTATTAAGCAAAGAAGAAATAAAATTGATATTGAATGCTCATAATAATATAAAACATAAGATGATGCTTTCACTGATTTATAGTTGTGGGTTGCGCTGTAGCGAATTATTGGCTCTTCAGCCCGCCCATATAGATTCTTTAAGAAATATTGTATTGCTTAAAAACTCTAAAGGAAAAAAAGATAGAATTGTTCCATTGAGTTCTAAGATATTAGAAATGCTGCGGGATTACTACAAAGTATATAAACCTAAAACTTATTTATTTGAAGGACAAACTATCGGATTACAATATGATGCTCGAAGTTTGCAACTAATTTTGAAACAAGCGTTACAAAAATCGGAAATTACAAAACCAGCCACTTTGCACTGGCTTAGGCACAGTTACGCTACTCATTTATTAGAAAGCGGCACTGATCTACGCTACATTCAAGAATTATTAGGTCATAATAGTAGTAAAACCACCGAAATATATACTCACGTGAGTACAAAAAGTATCTAGCAAATAAAAAGCCCTTATGACGATTTGTAAGAAAAATTTAATATATTTGAGAATCGATAAAGCGAAACAAACCTTAGTCAATCTACCCCTACTTGGGGGTATAATACGAAGGTTTGTTTCGTCCTATTATGCAAGTTGGCGGAAATGGCACTTGAAACGAGACGAAACAAGAAAAAATTATAATATAAAAAAACACATAAAAATGGATTTGAAAGACCAACTTAAACTAATTGCTGACAGAACAAAACACAAAGAAAATATTCAAACTGAAGAAGCAACAAAAAACGCATTTATTATGCCTTTTTTGCAATGTTTAGGTTATGATGTTTTTAATCCATTGAAGTTGTTCCGGAATTTGTCGCAGATATTGGAATTAAAAAAGGAGAAAAAATTGATTACGCAATTTTCAAAGATGGACATCCAACAATTTTAGTAGAATGTAAGGATTGGCGACAAAATCTAAACGTTCACGATGGTCAATTATTGAGATATTTTCACGTATCAAAAGCAAAATTCGGTTTGTTGACAAACGGAATTGTGTATCGCTTTTATTCTGATTTGGTTGCACCAAACAAAATGGATGAAAAACCATTCTTGGAGTTTAACATAACCGAAATTAAAGATAACCAAATTGAGGAATTGAAAAAATTTCACAAAGCGAATTTCGATGCTGAAAGCATCGTAAATACTGCAAGCGAAATGAAGTATATGAATGAACTCAAACATTTACTAAATAAAGAATTAACCGACCCAACTCCAGAATTTGTAAAATATTTTGCAAAACAAGTTTATCCAAGTGTTGTAACGGCAAAAGTTTTGGAACAATTCACAGAATTGACAAAAAAATCTGTTCAACATTATATCAGCGATTTAATTACAGAAAGATTAAAAACTGCATTATCAAAAGAAGATGAAAAAAACAAATCTGAAATTTCAGCCGAAATTTCAGCCGAACAAAATCTTGAAGATATTAGCAAAATAAACACAACAGAAGAAGAACTTGAAGGTTTTTTAATCGTGAAAACTATTTTGCGACAAAAAATTCCAGCAACAAGAGTAACTTATCGAGATGCACAATCTTATTTTGCGATTTTTCTTGACGACAATAACCGAAAAGCAGTTTGTAGATTATATCTGAACGGCGGAAAGAAATTTATTGGAACAATTGACGAAAACAAAAAAGAAACTAAAAATGAAATAGAAAGTTTGGACGATATTTTTAATTATTCAGCCGAATTGTTAAAGACAATTGAACAATATGAAAAATAGGGATAAATAAAGCCACTATCCGCCAACACACGCTACAACAAATTTGGGCAATTGGCTTAATGGGAAGATGGTTTTGTACTTGTAATTTCGGTCTTTAATTTATACATTTGGCTAACCAAATCCCCAACTGACGCCAAGCCACGAAACATGATGACTAATGCTATGACTACAAGCAATAACAACAATACAATGAAAACACGGACTTTACTTTTTTTAGCATTACTGACAATTTCTTGTGTGAATAAGCAAGCAGACAAAGTTGACTTTTTAGTGACTGAGAATAATGTTGGTGTATTTAAAAAAGGAATGACTGTCAAAGAAGTGCTGGACATCGTCCCCAAAGTCCATATTAAAAAAGTGGTTGACAAAGATGACTATGAAAATTCTTATGACGACTATCAATATTTTGACACAAATAAGATTCATTTGCTTACACTGACACCAACTGTACAAGATGAGATTCAGAGCAAAATTAATCGAATATTAATTTTGGACAATAGGTTTAAAACCAATAAAAACATTGGACTTGGTTCAACATATGCAGACCTAAAAAACAATCATAAAATCACAGACATTGCTCCTGACTTAGAACACATAGTTTTGACTGTTGGAGAACTAAATGCTAGGTTTAGCATTAATAAAAAACAGCTATTAGACAATTGGTGGGACGAAAGCAAGAAGCAAATTGACATTTCAAAAATCCCGGACACAGCGACATTAGATACGTTTGTAATATGGTGGAAATAAAGAAAAGCAAAGGGCATAACAGCTGAGCTTTCGTTGCGTGCGCAGTACGAACAATGAAAGCTTAGCTGTTGCGCAATTTAAAAAACCAATGAAAGTTAATAAAAAAACTTAATTGAGTGATTATATAAAAATCGAAAGATTATATTTGTCGAATTAAAAAAAACGGAGACACTTTATGAGGCAATTCATTCAAAATAAATATTTTCTACTCATCTTCATTGCTATAATCTGGGGTTCTTCTTTTATACTCATAAAAAAATTACTACCCGTATTTAACCCATATCAAATCGGAGCTTTTAGGGCAGGATTGTCAGGCTTGCTTTTGTCATTTATTGGTTTCCCAGCCTTGAAAAAAATGTCAAAAAAGGATATTTTTTGGATTGCTCTGTCAGGATTATTTGGCAACTTTTTAGTGGTCTTTATTTTTCCCATTGCACAACAAGGCGTAAGTAGCTCATTGGCAGGCATTATAAATGCATTAGACCCAATGTTCACCCTCATTTTAGGAGCAATTCTTTTTGGAATCAGAAATAAACTTATTCAATACGCTGGAGCGATAATTGGATTTATAGGCGCAATCATTTTAGTTTACTCTTCCAATTCAGGAAATGGCGAAAATCATCTTTATTATACGATTTTATTGGTATTAGGTTCGGCACTTTATGCAGTTGCAGCACTCATCATTGAAAAAAAATTACATCACATAAAATCGACAGATATATCAACAGGTATTTATACTATTTGGATGGTGCCGTCTCTTTTAATTTTAGGTTTTTCAGGTTTTTTTACAGACATTGATTACAGCCAAAACGAAACTTTAACGGCTCTAGGCTATTTAGTCTTTCTAACCGTCATTAGTACTACTTTGGTAATGTTTTTGTTTTTCAAACTTGTTCAAGATACCTCTGCAGTTTTTGTTAGTACCATTTCACTTTTATTACCAGTCGTTGCGGTAATTTGGGGCATTTTGGACAAAGAGAAATTTACAGTTTGGTATGCAATCGGTGGATTATTGATTTTGATTAGTGTATATCTCATTAGAGAAAAGAAAAATAAATCATTGGAAAAGGAATAAAATATGCGCCCAACAGCTAAGCTTTCGTTGCGTGCGCAGCACGAACGATGAAAGCTGTGTTGAACGGAACCAGTCACTGGCAGGAACTATGGAATTATCGTAAAGTTAGCTGAGGAATATTTAAAGGATTTAGAGTCCTCTTTTTATTAGGAAGCGGTAAATACGCTTTTGATGCTGTTTTGAAAAGAAAAGTGTAATCCAACTATTTTATACCGAACACATTCCAAAAAGGGTAAATTTACTGTTTACCCAGTAAATTTACCCTTTTTACCTATCGTACAGTTTATAAACGCTATAATCTGGTCAAAGCGGTCACTCCTAGGATAGAAACTGAAGTACAATCAGGACGTATTTTTTTATTCAAGCGTACTGGCTTCCCCTCAAGTTGAAAAGGCTTGAAAGCATCTACAAAACGGCTATTGGCAGTTTTTACAGCATTATGGATTTTATCACCTATGTAAATTAAAAAAAGAGGCGATTTTTTTTATTTAAAAAATAAATAGACAAAGCATCTTTTCAATTCACAGGATCTGCGGTTATCAAGCGAGCCCATCCACTCTATTTTACCATCCTTTTTTATATTTTATATTCGAATCAAAGAAATTTAAAAATCCCTGCTATGTAACAAAAGTTACTCAGCATACCGAGGCGATGTATTACTTTTGTACTATTAAAAATAGAATCACTCTGTTTTAGAAAGGTGATTCCGTCAAAACAAACTTATAAAAGACAGAAATAATGAAAATAGAAAATTTAATAAAAGAAAGAGCGTGCACAATAGTTGATGTTCGCACAAGAGAAGAGTTTATGGGTGGACATGTGGTAGATTCTATAAACATCCCACTTGGAGAAATACAAGAAAGAATGGAAGAATTAGAAAATCTAAAAGCTCCTTTAATACTTTGTTGCGCATCAGGAAACCGCAGCGGACAAGCACAACATTACTTATCTCAAAAAGGAATTGATTGCTACAATGGTGGTTCTTGGCTAGACGTAAATTTTCATCAATCACAAACAAGTTAAATAATTATGTTCGATTCAATCAAAAAACTATTCGGTTTTGGACCTAGTGTTAACTATGCTGATTTAGTAAAACAAGGCGCAATTATCCTTGACGTACGAAGTAAAGCAGAATATTCAGGCGGACACATTAATGGCTCAGTAAATATATCAGTTGACACATTAAGTAGCAATTTGAGTAAGCTAAAAGATAAAAACAAAACAATCATTACTTGTTGCGCTTCTGGAATGCGAAGTGCTTCGGCTAAAAGCATCTTGAAATCAAACGGTTATACTAACGTATATAACGGTGGCGGATGGAGTAATTTAAAAAATAAAATAAATTCATAAAATCAACTTCTTAAAATTAAAGTCTGCTTCGTGCGGACTTTTTTTATGCCCGAGTTTCAGAAAAATAAGAATCTTTTACAGCATAAACAATAGGTTTATATCTATTTTAAATATTCATTAAAACTATTGTCATAACCCTAAATAAAATTTACATTTGCCACAGTTTAACTTTTACACATAAAATGAAGCCTAACACACAACAATTAAACGATTTAACTATCCAAATCAGAAGAGATATTCTTCGAATGGTACACGCAGTCAACTCAGGTCACCCAGGTGGTTCTTTAGGTTGTACTGAATTTCTTGTAGTCTTATACCAAAATATAATGGAACGCAAAGAAGGTTTTGAAATGGACGGCGTTGGAGAAGACCTTTTCTTTCTTTCAAACGGACACATTTCACCTGTATTTTACAGCGTTTTAGCAAGAAGCGGCTATTTCCCAGTTTCTGAGCTGGCCACTTTCCGTTTGATTAATTCAAGATTACAAGGACACCCTACGACTCATGACAGTTTACCTGGAGTACGAATTGCATCGGGTTCACTTGGACAAGGGTTATCTGTAGGGATTGGAGCTGCACAAGCTAAAAAACTAAACGGTGACAACCACATTATATACACCCTTCATGGTGATGGTGAATTACAAGAAGGTCAAAACTGGGAAGCAATCATGTATGCATCTGCTAAAAAAGTAGATAATCTTATTGCTACTATCGATTTGAACGGAAAACAAATTGACGGTTCAACTGACGAAGTTTTAGCTATGGGAAGCATCAGAGCCAAGTTTGAAGCTTTTGATTGGGACGTTCTAGAAATTGAAAAAGGAAATGACATCGAAGCTATTATTGCTGGTATGAATGATGCTAAATCAAGAACTGGAAAAGGAAAACCAGTTTGCGTATTATTGCACACTGAAATGGGTAATGGAGTAGATTTTATGATGAACACTCATGCGTGGCACGGTAAAGCGCCTAATGATGCTCAACTTGAAAATGCTTTAGGACAAAATTATAATGTTGGAGGAAACTCAGATTATTAGTCCCTACCTAGCCTGCCCAAAGGGGAGGAACAGCTACAATTAGCAAAATAATAACATAAAATCCCTATACACCCCAATAGGAACTCCCCTCCTTCGGAGGGGCTGGGGGAGGAAAAAATGAAAAAATATACAAATACAGGAAGTAAAGATACC carries:
- a CDS encoding tyrosine-type recombinase/integrase, which produces MPWAAKLIKQNSENRIAVYFQKNQDLIARIKQIEGARWSQQKTVWHIPDTIENRERFNIESLANSLPSMEAIEQIEKFKQWMRSKRYRQSTIDTYSEALKSFLVFYREKPVAEINNEDVIIFNNDYILKKKLSASYQNQTVNAIKLFFRTVRETKIEVDKIHRPKRAKLLPNVLSKEEIKLILNAHNNIKHKMMLSLIYSCGLRCSELLALQPAHIDSLRNIVLLKNSKGKKDRIVPLSSKILEMLRDYYKVYKPKTYLFEGQTIGLQYDARSLQLILKQALQKSEITKPATLHWLRHSYATHLLESGTDLRYIQELLGHNSSKTTEIYTHVSTKSI
- a CDS encoding rhodanese-like domain-containing protein encodes the protein MKIENLIKERACTIVDVRTREEFMGGHVVDSINIPLGEIQERMEELENLKAPLILCCASGNRSGQAQHYLSQKGIDCYNGGSWLDVNFHQSQTS
- a CDS encoding rhodanese-like domain-containing protein, which codes for MFDSIKKLFGFGPSVNYADLVKQGAIILDVRSKAEYSGGHINGSVNISVDTLSSNLSKLKDKNKTIITCCASGMRSASAKSILKSNGYTNVYNGGGWSNLKNKINS
- a CDS encoding transketolase, which produces MKPNTQQLNDLTIQIRRDILRMVHAVNSGHPGGSLGCTEFLVVLYQNIMERKEGFEMDGVGEDLFFLSNGHISPVFYSVLARSGYFPVSELATFRLINSRLQGHPTTHDSLPGVRIASGSLGQGLSVGIGAAQAKKLNGDNHIIYTLHGDGELQEGQNWEAIMYASAKKVDNLIATIDLNGKQIDGSTDEVLAMGSIRAKFEAFDWDVLEIEKGNDIEAIIAGMNDAKSRTGKGKPVCVLLHTEMGNGVDFMMNTHAWHGKAPNDAQLENALGQNYNVGGNSDY
- a CDS encoding DMT family transporter codes for the protein MRQFIQNKYFLLIFIAIIWGSSFILIKKLLPVFNPYQIGAFRAGLSGLLLSFIGFPALKKMSKKDIFWIALSGLFGNFLVVFIFPIAQQGVSSSLAGIINALDPMFTLILGAILFGIRNKLIQYAGAIIGFIGAIILVYSSNSGNGENHLYYTILLVLGSALYAVAALIIEKKLHHIKSTDISTGIYTIWMVPSLLILGFSGFFTDIDYSQNETLTALGYLVFLTVISTTLVMFLFFKLVQDTSAVFVSTISLLLPVVAVIWGILDKEKFTVWYAIGGLLILISVYLIREKKNKSLEKE